From a single Candidatus Eisenbacteria bacterium genomic region:
- a CDS encoding divalent-cation tolerance protein CutA → MEKREGYAVLLVTAPADGAGETIARALVERRLAACVNRVPGIRSVYRWEGTIESGGEDLLIVKTAAPLLDRLEETIRELHPYEVPEMLVLPIDGGSAPYLDWIAASLEE, encoded by the coding sequence ATGGAGAAACGGGAAGGTTACGCGGTGCTCCTGGTGACCGCCCCCGCGGACGGCGCGGGGGAGACCATCGCCCGCGCGCTGGTGGAGCGCCGCCTCGCCGCCTGCGTGAACCGGGTGCCGGGAATCCGATCGGTTTATCGATGGGAAGGGACGATCGAGTCGGGCGGAGAGGATCTCCTGATCGTGAAGACCGCCGCGCCCCTTCTGGACCGATTGGAAGAGACGATCCGGGAGCTTCATCCCTACGAAGTCCCGGAAATGCTCGTTCTACCGATCGACGGGGGATCGGCTCCCTATCTGGATTGGATCGCCGCTTCGTTGGAGGAATAG
- a CDS encoding class I SAM-dependent methyltransferase, whose translation MGGAWYERAFAGRYLELYAHRNEEEAARAVALLAARVPLAGSRVLDIACGAGRHLAALREAGARPTGIDLSTPLLRRAVAVAPAARADMRRLPILPRSQEGAVCMFTSFGYFPTAEENVRVLHEAAGVLRGGGWFLLDTLNPEETLRRLEPEGERRVGRAVVREKRLYLPDTRSLVKKVIWTDPVGGEEESWEERLRLFFPAELEEELERAGFRVEERIGEYDGSAWRRSSSRCILFSRRSGP comes from the coding sequence GTGGGCGGCGCATGGTATGAAAGGGCGTTCGCGGGACGCTACCTCGAACTGTACGCCCATAGGAACGAGGAGGAGGCGGCCCGCGCGGTCGCTCTTCTCGCCGCCCGGGTTCCGCTGGCGGGGAGCCGCGTGCTGGACATCGCCTGCGGCGCCGGACGGCACCTCGCCGCCCTTCGCGAAGCGGGGGCGCGCCCAACGGGGATCGACCTTTCCACCCCTCTTCTCCGGCGAGCGGTCGCCGTTGCGCCGGCGGCGCGCGCGGACATGCGGCGCCTTCCGATCCTTCCCCGATCCCAGGAGGGCGCGGTCTGCATGTTCACCTCCTTCGGCTATTTCCCCACGGCCGAAGAGAACGTCCGCGTTCTCCATGAAGCGGCCGGGGTTCTCCGCGGCGGAGGCTGGTTTCTTCTCGACACGCTGAACCCGGAGGAGACGCTCCGCCGCCTCGAACCGGAGGGGGAGAGGCGGGTGGGCCGCGCCGTCGTTCGGGAGAAGAGGCTCTACCTCCCGGACACGCGTTCCCTGGTGAAAAAGGTGATCTGGACCGATCCGGTGGGAGGGGAGGAGGAATCATGGGAGGAGCGCCTGCGGCTTTTCTTCCCCGCCGAGCTGGAAGAAGAGTTGGAAAGGGCCGGATTCCGGGTCGAGGAGAGAATCGGCGAATACGACGGTTCGGCCTGGCGGCGATCCTCCTCGCGATGTATTCTTTTCTCTCGAAGGAGCGGTCCCTGA
- a CDS encoding sigma 54-interacting transcriptional regulator, with translation MNLLEELADFCQNAGEFPTALEYYTQILDLADRASRSGDLLAQTALKMAVCLQGTGKYKQALEMLDLAKRNIDTEKQPIDTSRVLIERSHVHLRTGDYDEARKDAFEAMEILKAHTLSTELAEVFRSLGHYYLRTGRMEKAQEAYEASLAIARALGDRQTVAKCLNNLGLVAKNLGRLNEAADYFGKALSIARELGNKLQIGIRLNNYAIVEFKLGKWDEAKEAWEEAIRTFRELGNKWEISLGYLNLAQIHRATRNWKRAEELFELARRTAEENDHRRCVVLYHEHFGELCVRRGELERADRLFTEGLDRAKTMHPENEIIAEILRRRGECRTLSGDWEEAAEDLRTALTIGRRVGDRFEEGTILRALGVLHRLRKEPDHAEQTLRRAMRLLGTIGARYEWALAVHAFAELAVNRPALRREAMGLVPEALEAFKGSGGAYEEARLGLVEAELHIEEGEGLRATERIGAIQPVIEENGADEDRERLRDARVRADRLIVSSSVSDAGTLASFNVLLQRLQEIHNLEDRLQTALDILLERTRAERSVLLLQGSPGGPLEVRDSRRVPAKEWHLSVEVSRIAVGHTLTNGARPILSTNPMGDSRLDTTRPGFARIGSLLAIPILGETEITGGIYLDRPLGEPSFGQEELDFALALASVVGGVLRDLKTEEIRSENLRLRHRFGHGDGFERIVTQSQRMLKIIETLKNLRESTATILLQGETGTGKELFARAVHSSSLRKDKPFVTVNCAELSEDVLESELFGHRKGAFTDAKTSKIGLFERANGGTVFIDEIDKASRHFQDTLLRVVDRKEIKPVGADSVIQVDVRIVCAANKNLREEVEKDRFLKDLYYRLRVVSIYLPPLRERKEDIPILVEHFLSKHAKRAGKRIGEVRPDAMQALMSHGWPGNVRDLEHEIERVVAITADEAPIRATDLNPEVTQGMTLGEGSTLAEVVERVERQLIREALADCEWNKSRTARQLGLSRRGLLNKLERYRIR, from the coding sequence ATGAATCTTCTGGAGGAACTCGCCGACTTCTGCCAGAACGCCGGGGAATTCCCCACCGCGCTGGAGTACTACACACAGATCCTCGACCTCGCCGATCGGGCCAGCCGTTCGGGCGACCTTCTCGCCCAGACCGCCCTCAAGATGGCCGTCTGCCTGCAGGGGACCGGCAAATACAAACAAGCTTTGGAAATGCTCGATCTCGCCAAGCGGAACATCGACACGGAGAAACAACCGATCGACACTTCGCGGGTGCTGATCGAGCGGTCCCACGTCCACCTCCGCACCGGGGACTACGACGAAGCGCGCAAGGACGCCTTCGAGGCGATGGAAATCCTCAAGGCGCACACTCTCTCCACGGAACTGGCGGAAGTCTTTCGCTCGCTGGGGCACTACTACCTTCGAACCGGACGGATGGAGAAAGCCCAGGAAGCATACGAGGCGAGCCTCGCCATCGCCCGCGCCCTCGGCGACCGCCAAACCGTGGCGAAGTGCCTCAACAACCTCGGTCTCGTCGCGAAGAACCTGGGCCGTTTGAACGAAGCGGCGGACTACTTCGGCAAGGCGCTCTCCATCGCCCGCGAGTTGGGGAACAAACTGCAGATCGGTATTCGTCTGAACAACTACGCCATCGTCGAGTTCAAGCTGGGGAAATGGGACGAGGCGAAGGAGGCCTGGGAGGAGGCGATCCGCACCTTCCGCGAGTTGGGGAACAAGTGGGAGATCTCCCTCGGCTACCTCAACCTGGCCCAGATCCACAGGGCGACCCGGAACTGGAAGAGGGCGGAGGAACTTTTCGAATTGGCGCGCCGCACCGCGGAGGAAAACGACCACCGCCGCTGCGTGGTCCTCTACCACGAACATTTCGGCGAGCTTTGCGTGCGCCGGGGGGAACTGGAGCGCGCGGACCGTCTCTTCACGGAAGGGCTGGATCGCGCCAAGACCATGCACCCCGAAAACGAGATCATCGCGGAGATCCTGCGGCGGCGCGGCGAGTGCCGCACTCTTTCGGGAGACTGGGAGGAGGCCGCGGAGGACCTGCGGACCGCCCTCACCATCGGGCGCCGCGTAGGAGATCGTTTCGAGGAGGGGACCATACTGCGCGCACTCGGCGTGCTCCACCGGCTGCGCAAGGAGCCGGATCATGCGGAACAGACCCTCCGCCGCGCGATGCGCCTGCTGGGCACGATCGGGGCGCGTTACGAATGGGCGCTCGCCGTCCACGCCTTCGCCGAGCTTGCGGTGAATCGGCCGGCATTGCGCCGCGAGGCGATGGGTCTTGTCCCGGAAGCGCTCGAGGCGTTCAAGGGGAGCGGCGGCGCCTATGAGGAGGCGCGCCTCGGCCTGGTCGAGGCGGAACTCCACATCGAGGAGGGGGAGGGATTGCGCGCGACAGAGCGGATCGGCGCAATCCAACCGGTCATCGAGGAGAACGGCGCCGATGAGGACCGGGAGCGCCTGCGGGACGCGCGCGTTCGTGCGGACAGGCTGATCGTCTCCAGCTCGGTCTCCGACGCCGGCACCCTCGCCAGTTTCAACGTTCTGCTCCAGCGGCTTCAGGAGATCCACAACCTGGAAGACCGCCTACAGACGGCTTTGGACATCCTTCTGGAGAGGACCCGGGCGGAGCGCTCCGTCCTTCTCCTCCAGGGTTCGCCGGGCGGCCCGCTCGAGGTCAGAGACTCGCGGCGGGTTCCCGCCAAGGAATGGCACCTCTCGGTCGAGGTGTCCCGAATAGCGGTGGGGCACACCCTGACCAACGGCGCGAGACCGATTCTCTCCACCAATCCCATGGGAGATTCTCGGCTCGACACCACTCGACCCGGTTTCGCGCGTATTGGCTCCCTTCTCGCCATCCCTATTCTGGGCGAGACGGAGATCACCGGGGGAATCTACCTCGACAGGCCGCTCGGCGAACCCTCCTTCGGGCAGGAGGAACTCGATTTTGCCCTCGCCCTCGCCTCGGTGGTGGGAGGGGTTCTCCGGGATCTGAAAACCGAGGAAATCCGGAGCGAAAACCTCCGGCTGCGGCACCGCTTCGGCCACGGCGACGGTTTCGAACGGATCGTCACCCAGAGCCAGAGGATGCTGAAGATCATCGAGACGCTCAAGAACCTGCGGGAATCGACGGCGACGATCCTCCTGCAGGGGGAGACGGGGACGGGGAAGGAGCTTTTCGCCCGGGCGGTTCATTCCTCCTCGCTCCGCAAAGACAAACCCTTCGTGACGGTGAACTGCGCGGAACTCTCCGAGGACGTGCTGGAGAGCGAACTCTTCGGCCACCGGAAGGGCGCGTTCACCGACGCCAAAACCTCCAAGATCGGCCTCTTCGAGCGCGCCAACGGCGGGACCGTCTTCATCGATGAAATCGATAAGGCGAGCCGCCACTTCCAGGACACCCTCCTTCGCGTGGTGGACCGCAAAGAGATCAAACCGGTCGGAGCGGACTCCGTAATACAGGTGGACGTTCGGATCGTCTGCGCGGCGAATAAAAACCTCCGGGAGGAAGTGGAGAAAGACCGTTTCCTAAAGGACCTCTACTACCGGCTCCGGGTGGTCTCGATCTATCTGCCTCCTCTGAGGGAGAGGAAGGAAGACATCCCGATCCTGGTGGAGCATTTCCTCAGCAAGCACGCCAAACGGGCGGGCAAGCGGATCGGCGAGGTCCGGCCGGACGCGATGCAGGCTCTGATGAGCCACGGTTGGCCCGGAAACGTGCGTGACCTGGAGCACGAAATCGAGCGGGTCGTCGCCATCACGGCCGACGAGGCGCCGATCCGCGCGACGGATCTCAACCCGGAGGTCACCCAGGGGATGACGCTGGGGGAGGGGAGCACCCTCGCCGAGGTGGTGGAGCGGGTCGAGCGACAGTTGATTCGGGAAGCACTCGCCGACTGTGAGTGGAATAAGTCCCGAACCGCGCGCCAGCTCGGTCTCTCCCGCCGCGGCCTCCTGAACAAACTGGAACGCTACCGCATCCGCTGA
- a CDS encoding sigma-54-dependent Fis family transcriptional regulator yields the protein MEILIVDDEPKMQSLIAHALAKDGHRTESAGSLRRALELLDEIAFDAVITDLKMETDEAGLEILERVMKTAPDTAVILITGYATIETGARAIRSGAYDYLIKPVKIGDLRERVRQIERKRTVGEKKNSVEAPVRPLVFDDIVVGSNPKMQRVYEMLPRIVGTGSNLLIRGESGTGKEVIARAIHRASPRKGGPFVEVNCAALVDTLLESELFGIEKRVATGVDRREGKFEQASGGTLFLDEIGDMSLATQAKVLRAMQSHRIERVGGKEMVDVDVRILAATNVNLEEAVREGRFREDLFYRLNVITVEIPPLRERREDIPHFVEHFLRRFNAEFSKPIEGIDEEAMDALRSYSWPGNVRELENTIERAFLMSRDAMIRAEDLPEKIRGAAPSRESFAFRLPDEGIDLEQVEREFILQALEKTGGNRTRAAELLGLTRRILGYRLDKYRIRGDEDPKNRKG from the coding sequence ATGGAGATCCTGATCGTCGACGACGAACCCAAGATGCAGAGTCTGATCGCCCACGCTCTCGCGAAAGACGGCCACCGCACCGAGAGCGCCGGGTCGCTCCGTCGCGCCCTGGAGCTTCTGGACGAGATCGCGTTCGACGCCGTGATCACCGACCTCAAGATGGAGACCGACGAGGCGGGGCTCGAGATCCTGGAAAGGGTCATGAAAACCGCGCCGGACACGGCGGTGATCCTGATCACCGGGTACGCCACCATCGAGACGGGCGCGCGGGCGATCCGGAGCGGCGCCTACGACTATCTGATCAAGCCGGTCAAGATCGGCGACCTCCGCGAGCGGGTTCGTCAGATCGAGAGGAAACGGACCGTCGGCGAGAAGAAAAACTCCGTGGAGGCGCCGGTGCGTCCTCTCGTCTTCGACGACATCGTGGTCGGATCCAACCCGAAGATGCAAAGGGTCTACGAGATGCTCCCCCGCATCGTCGGAACCGGCTCCAACCTGCTGATCCGCGGCGAGAGCGGCACCGGCAAGGAGGTGATCGCCCGGGCGATCCACCGGGCGAGCCCGCGCAAGGGCGGCCCCTTCGTGGAGGTCAATTGCGCCGCCCTGGTCGACACGCTTCTGGAAAGCGAGCTCTTCGGCATCGAGAAGCGGGTGGCCACGGGCGTGGACCGCCGGGAAGGGAAGTTCGAGCAGGCTTCCGGCGGCACCCTTTTTCTGGACGAGATCGGCGACATGAGCCTCGCCACGCAGGCGAAGGTGCTCCGGGCGATGCAGTCCCACCGGATCGAGCGGGTGGGGGGCAAGGAAATGGTCGACGTGGACGTGCGCATCCTTGCCGCCACCAACGTGAACCTCGAAGAGGCGGTGCGGGAGGGACGCTTCCGGGAGGACCTCTTCTACCGGTTGAACGTGATCACCGTGGAGATCCCTCCACTGCGCGAGAGGCGCGAGGACATCCCCCATTTCGTGGAGCACTTCCTCAGACGCTTCAACGCGGAGTTCTCCAAACCGATCGAGGGGATCGACGAAGAGGCGATGGACGCGCTCCGCTCCTACTCCTGGCCGGGGAACGTACGGGAGCTGGAGAACACCATCGAGCGGGCATTCCTGATGAGCCGGGACGCGATGATCCGCGCCGAGGATCTGCCCGAGAAGATCCGAGGCGCGGCGCCCTCCCGCGAATCCTTCGCCTTCCGGCTCCCCGACGAGGGAATCGATCTGGAGCAGGTGGAGAGAGAGTTTATCCTTCAAGCACTGGAGAAGACCGGCGGCAACCGGACGCGGGCCGCGGAGCTTCTCGGGCTGACCAGGCGGATCCTCGGATACAGGCTGGACAAGTACCGGATCCGGGGGGACGAGGACCCCAAGAACCGGAAGGGGTGA
- a CDS encoding tetratricopeptide repeat protein, whose product MMRIAGVGILLASLFLAAGCGKSSSFDKRKERAVEEFRAGRFAEAAETLDSLARTDSRDFDVRYYLARSLEESGRFAEALEEWNAVLILRPQLVEAHYRRGICLITLERIDDAIAAWSRAAEMDPTYHRAYYNLGRAYEQKEDWDNAVRFYLKAIEADSTFTAAYINLGFLLQRADQLESALDLFDSAIRLDPDFQPPYMNRIQILLALGREEEAAESIRGFLSTHTPEPALTDSLHMLLEAIER is encoded by the coding sequence ATGATGCGGATCGCCGGTGTCGGGATCCTTCTCGCGTCGCTTTTCTTGGCGGCGGGTTGCGGCAAATCGTCTTCATTCGACAAGCGGAAAGAGCGCGCCGTCGAAGAGTTCCGCGCGGGCCGTTTCGCGGAAGCGGCGGAGACGCTCGACTCCCTCGCCCGCACGGACTCCCGCGATTTCGACGTCCGCTACTACCTCGCCCGCAGCCTCGAGGAATCGGGCCGCTTCGCCGAAGCCCTCGAAGAGTGGAACGCCGTTCTGATCCTCCGCCCCCAGCTGGTGGAGGCGCACTACCGCCGGGGGATCTGCCTCATCACCCTCGAACGGATCGACGATGCGATCGCCGCCTGGAGCCGAGCCGCGGAAATGGACCCGACCTATCACCGCGCCTACTACAACCTGGGGCGGGCCTACGAACAAAAAGAGGATTGGGACAACGCGGTCCGGTTCTATCTGAAAGCGATCGAAGCGGACTCCACCTTCACCGCCGCCTACATCAACCTCGGCTTCCTGCTTCAACGGGCGGACCAGCTGGAGTCGGCGCTCGATCTGTTCGATTCCGCCATACGACTCGATCCCGACTTTCAGCCTCCCTACATGAATCGAATTCAGATCCTGCTCGCCTTGGGTAGGGAGGAGGAAGCGGCGGAGAGCATTCGAGGGTTTCTTTCGACCCACACTCCCGAGCCCGCCCTCACCGATTCGCTCCACATGCTTCTCGAAGCGATCGAGAGATAA
- a CDS encoding sigma 54-interacting transcriptional regulator, whose product MDGAKRIVTGDHGTRAVLREAERIAPAPVPVLLEGESGTGKELLARLLHERSGRADRPFLAVNCAALCENLAESELFGHVAGAFTGALRERRGLFEETDGGSLFLDEIGDLAPPLQAKLLRVLQEGTIRRVGECVPRPVRFRLIAATHRDLRMERDRGRFREDLFYRVHVVTLRLPPLRERSGDVARLARYFLAVHAARLGRPIAGIDDEALRLLERYRWPGNVRELENEMQRVVALTEEGGWIGPGRLSDTVRIGAGEEEYEPKTLQEKIDRMEKREILRALRRLSGNKTRAARELGLSRQGLKNKLLRHGITVDGPHANGLWAAEPLPDEVAGAGGS is encoded by the coding sequence ATGGACGGAGCGAAACGGATCGTCACCGGCGACCACGGAACGCGCGCCGTTCTCCGGGAGGCGGAAAGGATCGCTCCGGCCCCCGTGCCGGTGTTGCTGGAAGGGGAGAGCGGCACGGGCAAGGAGCTTCTCGCCAGACTGCTCCATGAGAGAAGCGGCCGCGCGGATCGTCCCTTCCTCGCCGTGAACTGCGCCGCCCTCTGTGAAAACCTGGCGGAGAGCGAGCTGTTCGGGCATGTGGCCGGGGCCTTCACCGGCGCGCTCCGGGAACGACGCGGCCTCTTCGAGGAAACCGACGGCGGATCCCTCTTCCTGGACGAGATCGGCGACCTCGCGCCCCCCCTGCAGGCGAAACTGCTCCGCGTTCTGCAGGAGGGGACCATCCGCCGTGTGGGGGAGTGCGTTCCCCGCCCGGTCCGCTTCCGCCTGATCGCCGCGACCCACCGCGACCTCCGAATGGAGAGAGACCGCGGCCGCTTCCGAGAGGATCTTTTCTACCGCGTGCATGTCGTCACCCTGCGCCTGCCGCCGCTCCGGGAGCGATCGGGAGACGTGGCGCGCCTGGCGCGTTACTTCCTCGCGGTCCACGCCGCGCGTCTCGGCCGGCCGATCGCCGGCATCGACGACGAAGCCCTTCGCCTCTTGGAACGGTACCGGTGGCCCGGCAACGTGAGAGAGCTGGAGAACGAGATGCAGAGAGTGGTCGCGCTCACCGAGGAAGGGGGGTGGATCGGCCCGGGCCGCCTGTCCGACACGGTTCGGATCGGCGCGGGCGAAGAGGAATACGAACCGAAAACATTGCAGGAGAAAATCGACCGGATGGAGAAGAGGGAGATTCTGCGCGCCCTCCGCCGCCTGAGCGGCAACAAAACGCGCGCCGCCCGGGAGCTGGGCCTCTCGCGCCAAGGGTTGAAGAATAAACTGCTCCGACACGGAATCACCGTCGACGGGCCGCACGCCAACGGCCTCTGGGCCGCGGAACCGCTGCCGGACGAGGTGGCGGGGGCGGGAGGGAGTTAA
- a CDS encoding CehA/McbA family metallohydrolase — MRGRFPLIALGAAAIVAGVWIFVALRGASEGPKRPSGFGDGGGSASIEPAAPAACGSPGTWTIRYVAGPEGIGAGGGVVVHFPLFWEWSPPQTASPEMAGYVTAVCASDGAVIDFYADHEQHYVMVQVTEGELVHGDTVTVVYGDTLGGAHPEGRARADSYAERGQEFLVKVDGDGDRFFAEIGESPRIDILPGEAARLLLTLRGEAVRNDSTRVTVAALDRFGNRAVRYEGTVRFSHRWNVLGLPVSYTFTPEDEGAHVFVARFTSPGLIRLRVVEQGGTMEGISNPILVRSFRDESPYTLLWADLHQHSRLSDGTGEPEDLYRYARDVANLDAAAITDHDHHGLRPLGTAEWEWIRRVNEEFHEPGVFVPFLAYEWTNWVWGHRNVYYRGGTGELLSTADPATDTPNELWARLPEGEAMTIAHHTGGGPIAVDWSAAPPERLERLVEISSVHGSSECLGCPGEIYNPVSGSFVRDALGRGYHLGFLGGGDGHIGHPGVNYGESGPGGMAGIYAAGRTREAIWDALQARRVYATTGPRILLDVRLGDHRMGEEIPAETLPERLIFHVSVCGTGELDRAELIRDGAVVDTLYGEANKLDGDMTAEAPGENTAFYYVRVSQMDGALAWSSPIWVVP; from the coding sequence GTGCGAGGGCGCTTCCCGCTCATCGCGCTCGGCGCCGCGGCGATCGTCGCGGGCGTATGGATCTTCGTCGCGCTCCGCGGCGCAAGCGAGGGACCGAAGCGTCCTTCCGGTTTCGGGGACGGCGGCGGATCCGCGTCGATCGAACCGGCCGCGCCCGCGGCGTGCGGCTCCCCCGGAACCTGGACCATCCGATACGTCGCCGGTCCCGAGGGAATCGGTGCGGGTGGCGGGGTGGTGGTCCACTTTCCTCTCTTCTGGGAGTGGAGCCCGCCGCAGACCGCCTCGCCCGAGATGGCGGGATACGTGACCGCCGTATGCGCATCCGACGGAGCGGTGATCGACTTCTACGCCGATCACGAGCAGCACTATGTGATGGTCCAGGTGACCGAAGGGGAACTCGTCCACGGCGACACGGTAACCGTCGTGTACGGCGACACCCTCGGCGGCGCCCATCCGGAGGGGCGCGCCCGAGCCGATTCCTATGCCGAGAGGGGGCAGGAGTTCCTCGTCAAGGTGGACGGCGACGGGGACCGCTTCTTCGCCGAAATCGGCGAATCGCCCCGAATCGACATTCTCCCGGGCGAAGCCGCCCGCCTTCTCCTCACGCTCCGTGGTGAAGCAGTGCGGAACGACTCCACGCGGGTCACCGTGGCCGCCCTCGACCGCTTCGGCAACCGGGCCGTCCGCTACGAGGGGACGGTCCGCTTCTCCCACCGCTGGAACGTGCTCGGCCTTCCCGTGAGCTACACCTTCACGCCCGAGGACGAGGGAGCGCACGTCTTTGTCGCCCGCTTCACGAGCCCCGGCCTGATCCGCCTGCGCGTGGTGGAGCAGGGAGGGACGATGGAGGGGATCTCCAACCCGATTCTGGTGCGCTCCTTCCGCGACGAGTCCCCCTACACGCTCCTCTGGGCGGACCTACACCAGCACTCCCGCCTCTCCGACGGTACGGGCGAGCCGGAGGATCTTTACCGATACGCGAGGGACGTCGCGAACCTGGACGCCGCCGCGATTACCGACCACGACCACCACGGACTCCGCCCCCTCGGCACGGCGGAATGGGAGTGGATCCGGCGGGTGAACGAGGAATTTCACGAGCCGGGCGTGTTCGTTCCCTTCCTCGCCTATGAGTGGACCAACTGGGTGTGGGGGCATCGCAACGTCTATTACCGTGGCGGCACGGGGGAACTCCTCTCCACCGCCGATCCGGCCACCGACACCCCCAACGAGCTTTGGGCGCGGCTCCCCGAGGGGGAAGCGATGACCATCGCTCATCACACCGGCGGCGGTCCGATCGCCGTCGACTGGAGCGCGGCGCCGCCCGAACGCCTCGAACGGCTCGTGGAGATCAGCTCCGTTCACGGTTCCTCGGAGTGTCTCGGTTGTCCGGGGGAGATCTACAACCCCGTCTCCGGCTCCTTCGTTCGGGACGCGCTGGGCAGGGGCTACCACCTCGGATTCCTCGGCGGCGGGGACGGTCACATCGGCCATCCGGGGGTGAATTACGGAGAGAGCGGACCCGGTGGTATGGCGGGGATCTACGCCGCCGGCCGCACCCGCGAGGCGATCTGGGATGCCCTCCAGGCGCGCCGCGTCTACGCCACCACCGGTCCCCGGATCCTCCTGGACGTTCGACTCGGCGACCACCGGATGGGGGAGGAGATCCCCGCGGAGACGCTCCCGGAAAGGCTCATCTTCCATGTGTCGGTCTGCGGGACCGGCGAGCTGGACAGGGCGGAGCTGATCCGTGACGGAGCGGTCGTGGACACACTTTACGGCGAGGCGAACAAGCTCGACGGGGATATGACCGCCGAGGCGCCGGGTGAGAACACCGCTTTCTACTACGTCCGTGTCTCCCAGATGGACGGCGCACTCGCCTGGTCGAGCCCGATCTGGGTCGTCCCCTGA
- a CDS encoding oligosaccharide flippase family protein, producing the protein MSGLTKKVGVIGFSRMVALSLNVLVVSMFLSRHLDAAAYGTFQQTWFLTHMVLEIALLGFPVGILYFLPKMSQPMRRGFLVRAAAALTGIGALLGCLLWFGAPLVARWFDNPSLSGTLRTFAVYAFFVLPGLPMDAFLISQNRHRLLGLLTVIHAVLLVSAVLLPSLAGAALATVLWCVVGYGAVRTGLMLFGAGSTVRGVPTEYPSGLARRFLAYSLPVGLNDVLRVASRWLDKNIVSAYFTPETFAIYANGAVEIPFVGVLAGAISSVVIPEFSRLSEEGKRDELIALWHRAILKAAAILVSLFAFLMVFAPDFLAVLFSDRYRASAAPFRIYLILLPLRCATYTPILLALGRSRLVAIGAAADVLANLGLSILLIPRLSYLGPAVATVITTYCQATFYLFWSGRILDAPLRRLFPWVGMGRLLLLALGAALPLPLIAGLGWPALLGLAAGALSYFPLLGFLLWRFGPYSDEDRGTVRRVARRLLRR; encoded by the coding sequence TTGAGCGGCCTCACGAAAAAGGTGGGCGTCATCGGTTTCTCCCGGATGGTCGCCCTCTCGCTGAACGTGCTCGTGGTGAGCATGTTCCTCTCCCGCCATCTCGACGCGGCCGCATACGGCACCTTCCAGCAGACCTGGTTTCTCACCCACATGGTGCTCGAGATCGCCTTGCTCGGGTTTCCGGTGGGGATTCTTTATTTTCTACCTAAAATGAGTCAACCGATGCGGCGTGGTTTTCTGGTTCGCGCCGCCGCGGCCCTCACCGGGATCGGCGCCCTTCTCGGTTGCCTTCTGTGGTTCGGCGCGCCGCTGGTGGCGCGCTGGTTCGACAACCCATCGCTGTCGGGCACGCTGCGCACCTTCGCCGTCTACGCCTTCTTCGTCCTCCCCGGCCTGCCGATGGACGCCTTCCTCATCTCCCAAAACCGCCATCGCCTTCTCGGACTCCTCACGGTGATCCACGCGGTGCTGCTCGTCTCCGCCGTCCTCCTCCCCTCCCTCGCGGGCGCGGCGCTGGCGACGGTCCTCTGGTGCGTGGTCGGCTACGGGGCGGTCCGGACCGGCCTGATGCTGTTCGGCGCCGGCTCGACGGTGCGGGGCGTTCCCACCGAATACCCGAGCGGTCTGGCACGGCGATTCCTCGCCTATTCGTTGCCGGTGGGGCTGAACGACGTGCTCCGCGTCGCCTCGCGGTGGTTGGATAAAAACATCGTCTCCGCGTATTTCACGCCGGAAACATTCGCGATCTACGCCAACGGCGCCGTGGAGATTCCCTTCGTGGGGGTGCTGGCCGGCGCGATTTCCTCGGTGGTGATCCCCGAGTTCTCCCGTCTCTCCGAGGAGGGGAAGCGGGACGAGCTGATCGCCCTCTGGCACCGGGCGATTCTCAAGGCGGCGGCGATCCTGGTCTCCCTCTTCGCTTTTCTGATGGTGTTCGCGCCGGATTTCCTGGCGGTTCTTTTTTCGGATCGCTACCGGGCGAGCGCCGCCCCCTTCCGGATCTACCTTATTCTGCTCCCTCTCCGGTGCGCCACCTACACGCCGATCCTTCTCGCCCTCGGCCGGTCCCGTTTGGTGGCGATCGGCGCGGCGGCGGACGTGCTCGCCAACCTGGGCCTTTCGATCCTTCTCATCCCCCGCCTCTCCTACCTCGGGCCGGCGGTGGCGACGGTGATCACCACCTACTGCCAGGCGACGTTCTATCTCTTCTGGAGCGGCCGGATCCTCGACGCGCCCCTCCGGCGGCTCTTCCCCTGGGTGGGAATGGGCCGGCTCCTTCTCCTCGCGCTCGGCGCGGCTCTCCCCCTCCCGCTGATCGCCGGCCTCGGGTGGCCGGCCCTTTTGGGGCTCGCCGCGGGAGCCCTCTCCTACTTCCCCCTTCTGGGATTCCTGCTTTGGCGATTCGGACCCTACAGCGACGAGGACCGGGGGACGGTCCGGCGCGTGGCGAGGCGACTGCTCCGCCGGTAG